The following are encoded in a window of Rosa chinensis cultivar Old Blush chromosome 4, RchiOBHm-V2, whole genome shotgun sequence genomic DNA:
- the LOC121052918 gene encoding vicilin-like seed storage protein At2g18540, whose amino-acid sequence MRKKEIEGGGERKSNKGEKEERQKEREEQMGKSMTEIRGERKKRRRNRKREEEYFFSRGDQKRERMREESLFEVKRQELGLGFSFFLAPRSNNQAKAKAIALRMKALQMKRGKKTVSKPAVEETDAPPKFAFTKHDQ is encoded by the exons ATGAGAAAGAAGGAAATAGAGGGAGGTGGAGAAAGAAAGAGTAACAAGggagagaaagaggaaagacagaaagaaagagaggagcAGATGGGAAAGTCGATGACAGAGATaagaggagaaagaaagaaaagaagaaggaatagGAAGAGGGAAGAAGAATACTTTTTTTCCAGAGGGGATCAGAAacgagagagaatgagagaggagAGTTTGTTTGAAGTTAAAAGGCAAGAACTTGGTCTTGGGTTCAGTTTCTTTTTG GCTCCCCGGTCTAACAACCAAGCCAAAGCTAAAGCAATAGCACTAAGGATGAAGGCACTGCAAAtgaaaagaggtaaaaaaacAGTGTCGAAACCAGCTGTTGAAGAGACTGATGCACCACCTAAATTTGCCTTCACCAAACATGATCAATAG